GCGGCGAGGATTACGCCGCCCAGCGGGCGAATGCCGGTCTCGCGGGCGGTGACCCAGCCACCGATAAGGCCGAGGGTGACAGTAGTGGCGGTAGAAACGTCTTGGGGCTTTTTAATATCGATCATGGACATGTGACCAGTCTAGGTCGACATTTTTCGGCCCGCTAGACTCTAAGGCCATGACTGTGGAGACGCATCTGCCGCCCGAGCGCCAAGCATGGCGCGCCATGTTTGCATTGTCCCTCGGATTCTTTGTATCCCTGCTGGACCAATCCATGGTGGCGGTGGCGCTGCCTGACCTGCAACGCGAGCTGAACGCGGGGGTAAACCACACCATGTGGGTATCCGCGGCCTATTTGTTGGCTGTGGTGGTGCCGCTGCTCTTTTCCGGCCGCTTGGGTGATGTTTTGGGCCAGCGCCGGATGTTCTGTTTGGGTGTGGGAATTTTCGGACTCGGTGCGGTGGCGTGTGCCGTGGTGCCCACTGTGGAAGTGCTTATCGCGGCGCGTGCCGTGCAAGGCGTGGGTGCGTCCCTCCAGATGCCACAGACTATGTCCGTTATCAATCGCATCTTTGCGCGTGAGCGCCGTGGGCGCGCACTGGGCGTGTGGGGCGTCATCGGCTCGGTAGCTGCACTTGCCGGTCCACTCGCCGGGGGCTTTCTGGTCGGGCACTTTGGGTGGCAGGCTGCCTTTTGGGTACACGTTCCCTTCGTGGTGCTAGCCATTGTCTTCGCGCTGATGTGGGTACCTGAGCTCCCCACGACCGCGCAGTCCATCGATGCGCCCTCGGCCATCGTGTCGCTCATCGCCTTGGCGGCAATCGTCTTTGGTATTCAGCAGGGCCCGGTGCTTGGCTGGGGATGGACCATTTGGCTGATCCTGCTCGCCGGAGTTGTCGCTAGCGTCTGGTTTATTCGACTGCAGGCAACTGCCCAGGCCCGCGGGTCGAGTCCGCTGGTGCCGCTGGCGCTATTTAGTGACCGCAATTACCTGGCGGGCTCGGTAGGCATCATCGCAATGGGGTTTATGGCTGCCGCGGTGATGCTGCCCATCATGCTGTGGTTGCAGACCATGCAGGGCGTTCCTGCGGGCGAAGCCGGCATCATCGTGGCTCCTATGGCGCTGGTATCCCTCCTGATATCCCCGCTGGCTGGAATCATGGCGGATCACGTCAATCCGCGGATTCTTGGGGTGATGGGATTTTCTATCCTTATATTCTCGCT
The nucleotide sequence above comes from Corynebacterium tuberculostearicum. Encoded proteins:
- a CDS encoding MFS transporter, with product MTVETHLPPERQAWRAMFALSLGFFVSLLDQSMVAVALPDLQRELNAGVNHTMWVSAAYLLAVVVPLLFSGRLGDVLGQRRMFCLGVGIFGLGAVACAVVPTVEVLIAARAVQGVGASLQMPQTMSVINRIFARERRGRALGVWGVIGSVAALAGPLAGGFLVGHFGWQAAFWVHVPFVVLAIVFALMWVPELPTTAQSIDAPSAIVSLIALAAIVFGIQQGPVLGWGWTIWLILLAGVVASVWFIRLQATAQARGSSPLVPLALFSDRNYLAGSVGIIAMGFMAAAVMLPIMLWLQTMQGVPAGEAGIIVAPMALVSLLISPLAGIMADHVNPRILGVMGFSILIFSLLAAWWVMQVDALPWVLGLPIAGLGVGQSFIWGSNAATTLRDISPELMGAASGVYNTSRQVGSVVGVALVSAVMQTGSPEAAIINSLLVIVAALVVGLVSALGFRDTLQA